Part of the Streptomyces sp. NBC_00457 genome, GCCTGATCCCGACGACGATCGGCGCGCTGCTCTCCGCGATCGGCATCGCGGGCATGGACCGGCTGGTGCAGCGCAACGTACTCGCCATGTCCGGCAGGGCGGTCGAGGCCGCCGGTGACGTCTCCACGCTGCTGCTCGACAAGACCGGCACCATCACGCTCGGCAACCGTCAGGCCGCCGAGTTCGTGCCGGTGAGCGGCACCACCGAGGCCGAGGTCGCCGACGCCGCCCAGCTCTCCTCGCTGGCCGACGAGACGCCCGAGGGCCGCTCCATCGTCGTACTGGCGAAGGAGAAGTACGGGCTGCGGGAGCGGCACCAGGGTGAGCTGGCGCAGGCCGAGTGGATCGCCTTCACCGCCCAGACTCGTATGTCGGGCGTGGACGTCGACGGGCGCAAGGTCCGCAAGGGCGCGGCCGGTTCGGTGATCACCTGGGTACGGGAGCAGGGCGGCGAGGTCGCCGAGGACGCGGACACCCTTGCCAACAGGATCTCCGAGGCCGGCGGTACGCCGCTGCTGGTCGCCGTGGAGGACTCGGAGTGCGCCCGCATTCTGGGCGTCATCCACCTCAAGGACGTCGTCAAGGACGGTATGCGGGAGCGGTTCGACGAATTGCGCCGCATGGGCATCAAGACCGTCATGATCACGGGTGACAACCCGCTGACCGCCAAGGCGATCGCCGAGGAGGCGGGCGTCGACGACTTCCTCGCGGAGGCCACTCCCGAGGACAAGATGGCGCTGATCAAGCGGGAACAGGCGGGCGGCAAGCTCGTCGCGATGACGGGTGATGGCACGAACGACGCGCCCGCGCTCGCGCAGGCCGACGTCGGCGTGGCGATGAACACCGGTACATCGGCCGCCAAGGAGGCCGGCAACATGGTCGACCTCGACTCCAACCCGACCAAGCTCATCGAGATCGTCGAGATCGGCAAGCAACTCCTCATCACCCGGGGCGCGTTGACCACGTTCTCCATCGCCAACGACGTCGCGAAGTACTTCGCGATCATCCCGGCGCTGTTCGCGGCGGTCTACCCGGGCCTGGACAAGCTCAACATCATGAACCTGTCCTCGCCGGACTCCGCGATCCTGTCCGCGGTCGTCTTCAACGCGCTGATCATCATCGCGCTGGTCCCGCTCGCCCTTCGCGGTGTGCGGTACCGGCCGATGAGCGCGGACCGCATGCTGCGGCGGAACCTCGGGATCTACGGCCTCGGCGGCCTGGGCGCCCCCTTCATCGGGATCAAGATCATCGACATGCTCATCTCCCTCATCCCCGGAATCGGTTGATCGCCATGAACAACTCGGTCACGAACACAGCCCGGTTGCTCGGGGCGGGCCTGCGCGCGCTGCTGGTGTTGACCGTGCTCACCGGCATCCTCTATCCGCTCGCGGTCACCGGTGTGGCCCAGGCGCTGTTCAACGACAAGGCGAACGGCTCGGAGATCACGGCGGACGGAAAGGTCGTCGGCTCGTCCCTGATCGGGCAACAGGGCTACAGCCTGGACTACTTCCAGCCGCGACCCGCCAATGGACTGGGCGAGAACTCGGTCAACACCCAGTACAAGCTGATCCTTTCGGGCGCGACCAACCGCTCCGGCGACAACCCCGAACTCATCAAATGGGTCAAGGAAGCCCAGGCCAAGGTCGTCAAGGACAACTCGACGGCCGACTACAAGGTGAAGCCGTCCGACGTACCCGCCGACGCGGTCACGTCCTCCGCCTCGGGCCTGGACCCGGACATCTCGCCCGCCTACGCCGACCTCCAGGTGCACCGGGTCGCCGAGCGCAACGGCCTGTCCGCCGGCCAGGTCCAGAAGCTCGTCGATCAGCACACCGAGGGCCGCACCCTCGGCTTCATGGGTGAGCCCCGGGTGAACGTCCTCGAACTCAACATCGCTCTCAAGGAACTGACCAAGGGCAACTGATGACCCGAGTGCTGGTCGTGGAAGACGACCCACAGCTCGTACGGGCACTCGTGATCAACATGCAGGCACGCCGGTACGGAGTGGACGCGGCGCCCGACGGCGCCACGGCCCTCCGGCTGGCGGCCGCGCACCGGCCGGACGTGATGGTGCTCGACCTCGGCCTGCCCGACATGGACGGGGTCGACGTCATCAAGGCCGTGCGCGGCTGGACCCGTGTGCCGATCCTGGTGCTGTCGGCCCGCCAGGGGTCCGACGAGAAGGTCGCCGCGCTCGACGCGGGCGCCGACGACTACATCACCAAGCCCTTCAGCATGGACGAGCTGCTTGCCCGGCTGCGGGCCGCCGTTCGCCGCACCGAGGAGGCACCGCTCACCGCCGAGACGACACGGGTCACGACCGACGAGTTCACCATCGATCTGCTCGCCAAGAAGGCCGTACGCGGCGGGCGCGACGTGCGCCTGACGCCGACCGAATGGCATCTGCTGGAGATCCTGGTCACCCACCCCGGCCGCCTCGTCACGCAGAAGTACCTCCTCCAGGAGGTCTGGGGGGTGTCCCAGCGCAACAAGACCAACTATCTGCGCGTCTACATGGCCCAGCTGCGCCGCAAGTTGGAGGCGGACCCCTCGCACCCCCGCTACCTCATCACCGAACCGGGCATGGGTTACCGCTTCGAAGGATGAATTGCAGTCCGCTCCGTAAGGTTCGTCGACGAAGGCGAATGTTTCGTTCAAGCTGGCAGGGCTGACCCCATGCGGACATACGAGGTCGACAGAGCGGCTGTGCGTGCGCTGCCATCCCGCCCCGACGCGGGCGCCTTCTCCCCCGACCGCAGATTCGCTGCGTACAAGGGGTTGCCACGCTTTGGCTGCTGTCTCTAGGGTGCGGCAGCAGCGAAGCTTTCTGGAATTGTTCCGAAAGTTTCGGTCCAGTGGACAGGCGTGGACGCGCTGTCCCGTACCCAAGGAGCGCATGATGGGCGACCGGGCACTGTCCCGCCGCGGCTTCCTGGCGGCCTCCGCCGCGGCCGGTCTGGGCATGACGGCATTGAGCGGCTGTGGCGGCGACTCGGACGGAGGATCCTCGGGGACGACGACGGTCGAGTGGTGGAACATCTCCACCACTCAGCCGGCGAAGGATGTCTGGGCCGGCCTCGCGAAGAAGTTCGAGGCCCAGAACCCCAAGGTCAAGATAAAGATCGTCCAGTTGGAGAACGACGCCTACAAATCGAAGATGACGGCGCTGACTGCCTCCGGGAAGCTGCCGGACATCTTCCACACGTGGGGCGGCGGCGTCCTGAAGCAGCAGGTCGACGCCGGGCTCGTCGAGGACCTCACGGACCGCACGAAGCCGTGGTCCGACGGTCTGCTGTCGGCCGCGAAGAAGCCGTATCTGCTGGACGACCGGCTGTACGGCATCCCGTTCGACATCGGCATGATCGGTTTCTGGTACAACAAGGCGCTGTTCAAGCAGGCCGGAATCGCCACGCCGCCCACCACCTGGAGCGGCTTCCTCGACGCGGTCGGCAAGCTGAAGTCCGCCGGCATCACCCCCCTCGCCCTCGCGGGCAAGGAGACGTGGACCGGCATGTACTACTGGGCGTACCTGGCGATGCGCACCGCGGGCGCCGGCGCGCTGGAAAAGGCCAACGACGACAAGGACTTCACCGGCGCCGAGTTCGTGCAGGCCGGACAGCATCTCAAGGAACTCGTCGATCTCCAGCCGTTCCAGAGGGGGTTCCTCGGCGCCGCCTACTCCAGCCCCACCGGCCAGGCCGCCGCCGTCGGCAACGGCAAGTCGGCGATGGAACTCATGGGCCAGTGGGCGCCGGTGGTCCAGGCGGACGCGGGCAAGGGCCTCGGCGACGACCTCGGGTTCTTCCCGTTCCCGGAGGTCGAGGGCGGCAAGGGCGCCATCACCGAGGTGTTCGGCGGGGGCGGCGGACACGCCCTGCGGCAGGGCGCTCCGCAGGCCGCCGTCGACTTCCTGGAGTTCTTCGCCTCCGAGGTGACGGACCTGGAACTGGTCAAGAAGACCGGCGCCATTCCGGTGGTGCCCGCCGCCGAGAAGGCCCTCACCGACCCCAACCTCAAGGCCGTACAGGCGCAGTTGAAGGGCTCCACCGGCTTCCAGCTCTACCTGGACCAGGCGTACGCACCCGCGCTCGGCCAGGAGGTCAACGACAGTGTGGGCGCGCTGATCGCCGGTTCCAAGTCGCCCGAGCAGGTCACCGAGTCGATCACACAGACCGCGAAGGAAGAGCAGTAGGCCCCGATGACCTCCACGTTCCTTCCGGACAAGCGGACCGGCGCCGACGCCGAGACCCCGCCCCCGGCAGTCAGGGCAGGCCGGGGGCGGGCCCGGCGGCGGACGCTGAACTGGCTCACCGCGGTCGGCTTCCAACTGCCCGCGCTGGTGCTGTTCCTGGTGCTGGTCCTGCTGCCGATCCTGTTCGCCCTGTACGCCGCCTTCTTCCGGTGGGGCGGCTTCGGCATGCCCTCCGACTACGTCGGCGTCGACAACTTCACCCGGCTCTTCGACGACCCGGTCTTCCTGGGCGACCTGTGGCGCTGCCTCGTCCTGGTCCTGCTGTCGCTCGCCATACAACTGCCGTTCGCGCTCGCCATGGCCGTCCTGCTGAACCAGCGGATCCGCGGCCGGGCCGTGTACCGGATGCTGTTCTTCGCGCCGTACGTCCTGTCCGAGGCCATCACCGGCATCCTGTTCGCGATGATCTTCGCCCCGGACGACGGTCTCGCCGACCAGGTCCTGGGCAGCGTGGGCCTGGACGGGCTCGGCGGGACCTGGTTCGCGGACCCCTCCACCGTGATGGCGACCCTGTTCCTCGTCATGACCTGGAAGTACTTCGGCTTCCACATGATGCTCTACCTGGCCGGACTCCAGTCCATCCCGGCCGAGTTGACGGAGGCGGCGCTCATCGACGGCGCGAGCCCCTGGCAGCGCTTCCGCAACGTCACCCTGCCGCTGCTCGCGCCCACCCTGCGCATCAGCGTCTTCCTGTCCGTCATCGGCGCCATCCAGCTCTTCGACCTGGTGTGGGTGACCACCGCGGGCGGCCCCGACCATCACTCCGAGACCATGGCCGTGACCATGTTCCAGTACGGCTTCAAGCGCTACCAGGTCGGCTATGCCAGCGCGATCAGCGTGGTCATGTTCGGCATCAGTCTCGTCTTCGCCCTCGCCTACCAGAGGTTCGTGCTCCGCCGCGACCTCGAAGGGGCGACCACGACCATGCGGGGAGGCCAGAAGTGAAGGCACCGGCGCGGCAACTCCCGTTCCACGTCATCCTCGTCCTCGTCGGCGCGATCATGGGCATACCGCTGCTCTACGCGGTCATCTCCGGCTTCAAGTCCACCGACGAGCTCTCCCGGAACCCGATCGGGCTGCCCGAGTCGTGGGTGACCTCCAACTACACCGACATCCTCGGCTCCGGTTCCTTCTGGCGGCTGGTCGGCAGCAGCACGTTCATCGCCATCGGTACGACCGTCCTGGTCGTCGCGGTGTCCGCGCTCGCCGCCTTCTCCTTCGCCCGGTTCTCCTTCCGCGGCCGGGAGTTCCTGTTCACCCTGTTCACGATGGGGCTGATGTTCCCCTTCGCGGTGGCGGCGCTGCCGCTGTTCCTGCTGCTGCGCTCCCTGGGCCTGCTGGACAACCCGCTGGGCGTGATCCTGCCGCAGGCCGCGTTCGGGCTGCCGATGACCATCATCATCCTGCGCGGCTTCTTCCGGGAGATCCCCGGCGAGCTGGAGGAGGCGGCCACGCTCGACGGGTGCACCCCGCTCGGGTTCTTCTGGCGGGTCCTGCTGCCGATGGCGCGGCCCGCGCTCGGCACCGTCTCCGTGCTCGCCGTCGTCACCAGCTGGAACAACTTCTTCCTTCCGCTGCTGGTGTTCACCGACTCCACGTGGTGGACCATCCCGATCGGCGTCCAGCAGTTCCAGGGCCAGTACTCCGCGGAGTACGCCAGGGTCTTCGCCTATCTCGTCCTGGCCATGGTCCCCGCACTCGCCTTCTACTCGGTCGCCGAGCGTCAGCTCGTCGGCGGCCTCACCGCCGGCGCCACCAAGGGATGACCCGCGCCGGCGGACGTACACCACATCGACCGTGAGGAGTCGCACCATGCGCACCACCCGCACACGGCTCAGACTCACCGGCGCATTCGTCGCCCTGCTCCTGGCCGCCGGCGTCCCGGCGGCCCAGGCCGGTGAGGACCGGCCGGCCCCCGACCAGCCGACCCTCGCCGAACTCGCCCAGCGCCACGGCCGCTACTTCGGCAGCGCCACCGACAACCCCGAGCTCACCGACGAGCCCTACAAGGCGATCCTCGGCACCGAGTTCGACATGATCACCCCCGGCAACGGGATGAAGTGGTACGCCACCGAACCCCAGCAGGGCGTCTTCGACTTCTCCCAGGGCGACGAGATCGTGAACCTCGCCCGCGCCAACCACCAGCGCGTACGCGGCCACACCCTGGTCTGGCACAGCCAGCTCCCGGACTGGCTCACCTCGCGCGAGTGGACGGCCCCCGAGCTGAGGGCCGTACTGAAGAAGCACATCCAGACGGAAGTACGCCACTACCGGGGCAAGGTCTACGCCTGGGACGTCGTCAACGAGGCCTTCAACGAGGACGGCACCTACCGGGAGACGATCTTCTACAAGACCCTCGGCCCGGGCTACATCGCCGACGCCCTGCGCTGGGCCCACCAGGCCGACCCGAAGGCCAAGCTCTACCTCAACGACTACAACGTCGAGGGGATCGGCCCGAAGAGCGACGCCTACTACCGGCTGGTCAAGGAGCTGAAGGCGCAGCGCGTCCCGCTCCACGGCTTCGGCCTGCAGGCCCATCTCGCCCTCCAGTACGGCTATCCGAGCACCCTGGAGGACAACCTCCGCCGCTTCTCCCGGCTGGGCCTGGACACCGCGCTCACCGAGGTGGATGTGCGCATGTACGTGCCCGCCGACGAGGCCAAGCTGGCCACGCAGGCGGAGTGGTACCGGGAGATGACCGAGGCGTGCCTCGCCGTGCGGCGCTGCGTGGGGATCACGCTGTGGGACTACACCGACAAATACTCCTGGATCCCGGCGTTCTTCGCGGGTGAGGGCGCGGCGCTGCCCTGGGACGAGGAACTGCGGCCCAAGCCCGCGTACTTCGCGATCCGGGAGGCGCTCAGCTAGCGGGGGCCGTGCTCGACCGCACCACCAGCTCTGTGCCCAGCTCCACCCGCGGCGAGTCCGGCTGCTCGCCGCGGGCCAGGCGCAGCACGGTACGGACGGCGAGCTTGCCCATGTCGGCGAGCGGCTGGCGGACGGTGGTGAGCGGCGGGGCCGACCAGCGGACTTCCGGAACGTCGTCGAATCCGACCACGCTCATGTCCTCCGGCACCCTGAGGCCCCGCCGGCGCAGCGCCTCGATCGCGCCGAGCGCCATCTGGTCGCTGGCCGCGAAGACGGCGGTGGGCGGATCGGGCAGGTCCAGGAGGGCGTTGCAGCCGGTGAATCCGGACTCGGGGTGGAAGTCGCCGGGCACGACGAGGGTGTCGTCGAGCGTGAGACCGGCGCTTTCCAGGGCGGTGCGGTAGCCGTCGAGCCGGGCCCGGGAGCACAGCAGCCGGGGCGGCCCGGCGATCAGGCCGATCCTGCGGTGGCCGAGGGCCAGCAGATGCTCGGTGGCCGCCATGCCGCCGGACCAGTTGGCGGCGCCGATGGTGGGGGCGTCCAGGGCGGGCGAGCCGGCCGGGTCGACGATCACGAGCGGGA contains:
- a CDS encoding endo-1,4-beta-xylanase, encoding MRTTRTRLRLTGAFVALLLAAGVPAAQAGEDRPAPDQPTLAELAQRHGRYFGSATDNPELTDEPYKAILGTEFDMITPGNGMKWYATEPQQGVFDFSQGDEIVNLARANHQRVRGHTLVWHSQLPDWLTSREWTAPELRAVLKKHIQTEVRHYRGKVYAWDVVNEAFNEDGTYRETIFYKTLGPGYIADALRWAHQADPKAKLYLNDYNVEGIGPKSDAYYRLVKELKAQRVPLHGFGLQAHLALQYGYPSTLEDNLRRFSRLGLDTALTEVDVRMYVPADEAKLATQAEWYREMTEACLAVRRCVGITLWDYTDKYSWIPAFFAGEGAALPWDEELRPKPAYFAIREALS
- a CDS encoding LacI family DNA-binding transcriptional regulator — translated: MAAREVDAEQAPQDGGRVTITEIARQAGVSVPTVSRVVNGRSDVSPHTRARVEDLLRRHGYRRRPTTSATRAALLDLVFNSLDSPWAVEIIRGVEEAAHTAGVGTVVSAIHGRSGGAREWMRNLRARASDGVILVTSALEPLLYEELRILGVPLVIVDPAGSPALDAPTIGAANWSGGMAATEHLLALGHRRIGLIAGPPRLLCSRARLDGYRTALESAGLTLDDTLVVPGDFHPESGFTGCNALLDLPDPPTAVFAASDQMALGAIEALRRRGLRVPEDMSVVGFDDVPEVRWSAPPLTTVRQPLADMGKLAVRTVLRLARGEQPDSPRVELGTELVVRSSTAPAS
- a CDS encoding carbohydrate ABC transporter permease, producing the protein MTSTFLPDKRTGADAETPPPAVRAGRGRARRRTLNWLTAVGFQLPALVLFLVLVLLPILFALYAAFFRWGGFGMPSDYVGVDNFTRLFDDPVFLGDLWRCLVLVLLSLAIQLPFALAMAVLLNQRIRGRAVYRMLFFAPYVLSEAITGILFAMIFAPDDGLADQVLGSVGLDGLGGTWFADPSTVMATLFLVMTWKYFGFHMMLYLAGLQSIPAELTEAALIDGASPWQRFRNVTLPLLAPTLRISVFLSVIGAIQLFDLVWVTTAGGPDHHSETMAVTMFQYGFKRYQVGYASAISVVMFGISLVFALAYQRFVLRRDLEGATTTMRGGQK
- the kdpB gene encoding potassium-transporting ATPase subunit KdpB, with the translated sequence MTTDVTNHEDSMSTPTRAPHQDAPTGHKAPEGRVGAGLFDAGQLLKSLPDAFRKLDPRVMIKSPVMFVVLVGSVLTTVFSFTDPGDWFGWAISAWLWLTVIFANLAEAVAEGRGKAQADTLRKAKTDTVARRVDGTVVAGTELRIGDLVVCEAGDIIPGDGDVVEGVASVDESAITGESAPVIRESGGDRSAVTGGTKVLSDRIVIKITTKPGETFIDRMINLVEGAARQKTPNEIALNILLASLTIVFLLAVATLPPFADYAGTHLTLVVLVALLVCLIPTTIGALLSAIGIAGMDRLVQRNVLAMSGRAVEAAGDVSTLLLDKTGTITLGNRQAAEFVPVSGTTEAEVADAAQLSSLADETPEGRSIVVLAKEKYGLRERHQGELAQAEWIAFTAQTRMSGVDVDGRKVRKGAAGSVITWVREQGGEVAEDADTLANRISEAGGTPLLVAVEDSECARILGVIHLKDVVKDGMRERFDELRRMGIKTVMITGDNPLTAKAIAEEAGVDDFLAEATPEDKMALIKREQAGGKLVAMTGDGTNDAPALAQADVGVAMNTGTSAAKEAGNMVDLDSNPTKLIEIVEIGKQLLITRGALTTFSIANDVAKYFAIIPALFAAVYPGLDKLNIMNLSSPDSAILSAVVFNALIIIALVPLALRGVRYRPMSADRMLRRNLGIYGLGGLGAPFIGIKIIDMLISLIPGIG
- a CDS encoding potassium-transporting ATPase subunit C gives rise to the protein MNNSVTNTARLLGAGLRALLVLTVLTGILYPLAVTGVAQALFNDKANGSEITADGKVVGSSLIGQQGYSLDYFQPRPANGLGENSVNTQYKLILSGATNRSGDNPELIKWVKEAQAKVVKDNSTADYKVKPSDVPADAVTSSASGLDPDISPAYADLQVHRVAERNGLSAGQVQKLVDQHTEGRTLGFMGEPRVNVLELNIALKELTKGN
- a CDS encoding response regulator transcription factor yields the protein MTRVLVVEDDPQLVRALVINMQARRYGVDAAPDGATALRLAAAHRPDVMVLDLGLPDMDGVDVIKAVRGWTRVPILVLSARQGSDEKVAALDAGADDYITKPFSMDELLARLRAAVRRTEEAPLTAETTRVTTDEFTIDLLAKKAVRGGRDVRLTPTEWHLLEILVTHPGRLVTQKYLLQEVWGVSQRNKTNYLRVYMAQLRRKLEADPSHPRYLITEPGMGYRFEG
- a CDS encoding extracellular solute-binding protein, whose translation is MGDRALSRRGFLAASAAAGLGMTALSGCGGDSDGGSSGTTTVEWWNISTTQPAKDVWAGLAKKFEAQNPKVKIKIVQLENDAYKSKMTALTASGKLPDIFHTWGGGVLKQQVDAGLVEDLTDRTKPWSDGLLSAAKKPYLLDDRLYGIPFDIGMIGFWYNKALFKQAGIATPPTTWSGFLDAVGKLKSAGITPLALAGKETWTGMYYWAYLAMRTAGAGALEKANDDKDFTGAEFVQAGQHLKELVDLQPFQRGFLGAAYSSPTGQAAAVGNGKSAMELMGQWAPVVQADAGKGLGDDLGFFPFPEVEGGKGAITEVFGGGGGHALRQGAPQAAVDFLEFFASEVTDLELVKKTGAIPVVPAAEKALTDPNLKAVQAQLKGSTGFQLYLDQAYAPALGQEVNDSVGALIAGSKSPEQVTESITQTAKEEQ
- a CDS encoding carbohydrate ABC transporter permease — protein: MGIPLLYAVISGFKSTDELSRNPIGLPESWVTSNYTDILGSGSFWRLVGSSTFIAIGTTVLVVAVSALAAFSFARFSFRGREFLFTLFTMGLMFPFAVAALPLFLLLRSLGLLDNPLGVILPQAAFGLPMTIIILRGFFREIPGELEEAATLDGCTPLGFFWRVLLPMARPALGTVSVLAVVTSWNNFFLPLLVFTDSTWWTIPIGVQQFQGQYSAEYARVFAYLVLAMVPALAFYSVAERQLVGGLTAGATKG